In Cucurbita pepo subsp. pepo cultivar mu-cu-16 chromosome LG10, ASM280686v2, whole genome shotgun sequence, the DNA window tttcttaaaagatAACAATGAGTTGTATTAACGAATTTCGTTGTGCTGGTTGAAATGGATCGAATCGATCACTTTCTTAAAGTTCAAAGACCGTGATGGATGTTCTGAAAATTAATTGGAAACTGAGGATGGATTTTAGAAGTTGGAAACCTACAAGGCAATAGATTGGGTGGATTAATATATTGGGATTAAGGAAGTTGGCAAAGAATATAACTCCCTCCATGGAAAAGCAAAAAATGGTGAGACCTTTATGTGTAAAAAATTGCATCAAATTTCGTGTGTGAAAGAAGAGGCAAGCAACAATGATTCACTTCCCCTTTACATCCAATTCTGATCCCTTTTGGCAAGAAAAGAACCTGACATCCTCCCTTAAAATGCTTTCAACAAAACCCCAACTCTCCATAGGATGAACTCTCAAGTTTAAAGCCATAAACAAAACTCTTTCATCTCAAAACCCTTCTTTCTTCTATACAACCCATTTGAAGATATGAAGGCCATTGCTTCGTcgattttgttcttcaatttctgCGCTAGCATCGTCATTTTCGGGATCGGTGGCTGGGTGATGAATCACTCAATTGATAATGGATTTGTTATTGGTTTGAATCAACTCTGTTTCCTCATCTTTCTGCTGTTCTTCTTTCAACTATGGTGTTGATGTTTCTTTTAGTGGTAATTTTGTGCAAGTGTTTCATTTTCAGGTGCTGAGTTTGAAGTTCCTGTAtatttttctccaattttcttccaaattggGAACACTGCAACTGGGTTCTTCGTTGTTTTTGCTTTGATTGCTGCTGTTGCTACTGTTGCATCTGTCATCTCTGGAGGCTTCTACTTCCATTTTTCCGACGCTAACAACTTGCCCCTCGCTGCCAACTTGCCCCCCGCTGCTTCATCAGCTCTCATTGCCTGCTTCCTAACTTTTCTCGCTATGGGGTATGCAAGTTCAAATCTTATTTTGTGAGacctcacatcggttagagaggggaacgaaacacccCTTATAAgcatgtggaaacctctccctagtagacacgttttaaaactttaagggaAATCACATGAAATGAAAGATTATAACTAGAATGAATATCATTGATGCAGGTTTGCTTGGAAAGAGATCTCCCAAACTGTCACCAGTGGTCATCTGGTGAGGAACCCAAAAGTTCCCTCTTTAATTTTCCCTTTTAGAGACTTTGTTTCAGTTCTCCAAAAGTGATCACAAAGTTTGTAGAAACTACGGAGCTAAGGTTGAGTTCCTTTATGTTTTCTTATGCAGATGGCATTGGAGGCTATCGTGATTATCCTTTCAGTTACGCAGTTTATTTACACTGCAATCATTGTGTGGACCTCAACCAGCTAGTCGACTCGAAATAACGTTCACCGAACGCTTAGTTAGTGGGGtttgatttcaaattttctttcctttccattctttatttttctctacttCAGTTCTATATGTAAATGGGGAGAAACTCACAGTTGGTGtgcaaaaaaagaataaaatttcaatgactTTGATGACTTTGATTTGCTTCATAGCAGTTTTAACAGTATGCATAAGTTTAAAAGAGAGAATTCATTCAGCTAAGCAATAGCAGATGTCAAATGAATAAGAAAGTCAGGTGATAACAGATTATCAACACAATCGAAACATTTACGATAATTTAACTGCAAAATGTCGAACCAATGCAAAATCGAGAACATTATGctccaagaaaagaaaactcacTGTAAGACAAAGACATGTAGTAAGGGAATATCTTCATGCTGCTAGCTTCTAAATCCAAGAAGATGATCTACCTTAAGCTGGGTTCATCAAGTTCGATGTCGTCTATGTTATCATGCTTTCATAACGACCCTTGCCGATTAACCTTCACCCGTCCTGTGAAGACTTTCATCCCTG includes these proteins:
- the LOC111803574 gene encoding uncharacterized protein LOC111803574 yields the protein MKAIASSILFFNFCASIVIFGIGGWVMNHSIDNGFVIGAEFEVPVYFSPIFFQIGNTATGFFVVFALIAAVATVASVISGGFYFHFSDANNLPLAANLPPAASSALIACFLTFLAMGFAWKEISQTVTSGHLMALEAIVIILSVTQFIYTAIIVWTSTS